The Miscanthus floridulus cultivar M001 chromosome 7, ASM1932011v1, whole genome shotgun sequence genome includes a region encoding these proteins:
- the LOC136462835 gene encoding protein POLARALIZATION DURING ASYMMETRIC DIVISION AND REDISTRIBUTION-like isoform X2 gives MASAGDGDIGEAAEATPARNRRTIYDYLGEGEDGEEASPPSPKTPPRLRLPTFTCARIWFGRIGRKRGGRGSRKEAAAAEKSEDASVDSSVARARGWKQAAAGSSGSGSVAAGQTGMGLSMLFLLARTCVELNRMAEVRAQMEMLLKEIRDEASRVKGGAADDHVVLVTPKACNNLGPSSTTTTTTASSSSCVSDTSTTKCLEIRLGEDGERASSEAEVEAEPAARRHQPPECKCDTEQDTPDQCSVQSSSSDDDGEFIELEGGRFGTGRGNSQRGAVAVDESDDDDDDESCERRHEGGVSATELERRLHELQHRQDRQRIEALESALRRAQRKLTEKEMEARLWQDTATLALGQPVPVPRDGQGQ, from the exons ATGGCCTCCGCCGGCGACGGCGACATCGGGGAAGCAGCAGAGGCAACGCCTGCGAGGAACAGGAGGACGATCTACGACTACCTCGGCGAAGGCGAGGACGGCGAGGAGGCCTCGCCGCCTTCCCCGAAGACTCCGCCGCGGCTGCGTCTCCCGACGTTCACCTGCGCCAGGATCTGGTTCGGCAGGATTGGCAGGAAGCGCGGCGGAAGGGGTAGCCGGAAGGAGGCCGCCGCGGCCGAGAAGAGCGAGGACGCGTCCGTGGATTCCTCAGTTGCGCGCGCGCGTG GATGGAAGCAAGCGGCGGCGggaagcagcggcagcggcagtgtGGCGGCCGGGCAAACCGGGATGGGGCTAAGCATGCTCTTCCTCCTGGCGAGGACATGCGTGGAGCTCAACCGGATGGCCGAGGTGCGCGCGCAGATGGAGATGCTCCTCAAGGAGATCCGAGACGAGGCTAGCAGGGTTAAGGGCGGCGCCGCGGATGATCACGTCGTCCTTGTCACGCCGAAAGCCTGCAACAACCTGGGGCCGTCGTcgaccactaccaccaccaccgcgtCGTCGTCGAGCTGCGTCTCGGACACGAGCACCACCAAATGCCTGGAGATCCGGCTCGGTGAGGACGGGGAGCGGGCGTCGTCGGAAGCAGAGGTCGAGGCAGAGCCGGCTGCACGGCGCCATCAACCGCCAGAGTGCAAGTGCGACACCGAGCAAGACACTCCTGATCAG TGTTCGGTCCAGTCGTCGTCgtccgacgacgacggcgagttCATCGAGCTGGAGGGAGGGCGGTTCGGCACTGGCCGCGGGAATTCCCAGCGAGGCGCCGTAGCCGTCGACGagagcgacgacgacgacgacgacgagtcgTGCGAGCGGCGGCACGAGGGAGGAGTATCGGCGACGGAGCTGGAGCGGAGGCTGCACGAGCTCCAGCACCGGCAGGACAGGCAGCGGATCGAGGCGCTAGAGTCGGCGCTGCGGCGCGCGCAGCGGAAGCTGACGGAGAAGGAGATGGAGGCGCGGCTGTGGCAGGACACGGCCACACTGGCGCTGGGGCAGCCAGTGCCAGTGCCGCGGGACGGACAGGGACAGTGA
- the LOC136462835 gene encoding protein POLARALIZATION DURING ASYMMETRIC DIVISION AND REDISTRIBUTION-like isoform X1, giving the protein MASAGDGDIGEAAEATPARNRRTIYDYLGEGEDGEEASPPSPKTPPRLRLPTFTCARIWFGRIGRKRGGRGSRKEAAAAEKSEDASVDSSVARARGHSLFLTSTSSSSSCVANLSSIPDCSRPSYSYIAGWKQAAAGSSGSGSVAAGQTGMGLSMLFLLARTCVELNRMAEVRAQMEMLLKEIRDEASRVKGGAADDHVVLVTPKACNNLGPSSTTTTTTASSSSCVSDTSTTKCLEIRLGEDGERASSEAEVEAEPAARRHQPPECKCDTEQDTPDQCSVQSSSSDDDGEFIELEGGRFGTGRGNSQRGAVAVDESDDDDDDESCERRHEGGVSATELERRLHELQHRQDRQRIEALESALRRAQRKLTEKEMEARLWQDTATLALGQPVPVPRDGQGQ; this is encoded by the exons ATGGCCTCCGCCGGCGACGGCGACATCGGGGAAGCAGCAGAGGCAACGCCTGCGAGGAACAGGAGGACGATCTACGACTACCTCGGCGAAGGCGAGGACGGCGAGGAGGCCTCGCCGCCTTCCCCGAAGACTCCGCCGCGGCTGCGTCTCCCGACGTTCACCTGCGCCAGGATCTGGTTCGGCAGGATTGGCAGGAAGCGCGGCGGAAGGGGTAGCCGGAAGGAGGCCGCCGCGGCCGAGAAGAGCGAGGACGCGTCCGTGGATTCCTCAGTTGCGCGCGCGCGTGGTCACTCTCTCTTTTTAACCTCCACGTCGTCGTCGTCTAGTTGTGTTGCCAACTTGTCATCGATCCCTGATTGCTCCCGGCCATCATATTCATATATCGCAGGATGGAAGCAAGCGGCGGCGggaagcagcggcagcggcagtgtGGCGGCCGGGCAAACCGGGATGGGGCTAAGCATGCTCTTCCTCCTGGCGAGGACATGCGTGGAGCTCAACCGGATGGCCGAGGTGCGCGCGCAGATGGAGATGCTCCTCAAGGAGATCCGAGACGAGGCTAGCAGGGTTAAGGGCGGCGCCGCGGATGATCACGTCGTCCTTGTCACGCCGAAAGCCTGCAACAACCTGGGGCCGTCGTcgaccactaccaccaccaccgcgtCGTCGTCGAGCTGCGTCTCGGACACGAGCACCACCAAATGCCTGGAGATCCGGCTCGGTGAGGACGGGGAGCGGGCGTCGTCGGAAGCAGAGGTCGAGGCAGAGCCGGCTGCACGGCGCCATCAACCGCCAGAGTGCAAGTGCGACACCGAGCAAGACACTCCTGATCAG TGTTCGGTCCAGTCGTCGTCgtccgacgacgacggcgagttCATCGAGCTGGAGGGAGGGCGGTTCGGCACTGGCCGCGGGAATTCCCAGCGAGGCGCCGTAGCCGTCGACGagagcgacgacgacgacgacgacgagtcgTGCGAGCGGCGGCACGAGGGAGGAGTATCGGCGACGGAGCTGGAGCGGAGGCTGCACGAGCTCCAGCACCGGCAGGACAGGCAGCGGATCGAGGCGCTAGAGTCGGCGCTGCGGCGCGCGCAGCGGAAGCTGACGGAGAAGGAGATGGAGGCGCGGCTGTGGCAGGACACGGCCACACTGGCGCTGGGGCAGCCAGTGCCAGTGCCGCGGGACGGACAGGGACAGTGA